A part of Helicobacter himalayensis genomic DNA contains:
- a CDS encoding alpha-2,3-sialyltransferase, translating to MRKDNTQQIQKAVVAGNAPSLTAIDYARLPLSYEVFRANQFYLEDAYYLGRNIRAATFASQTLFEHIYTMQVFNNTQEYKIDSIIINDSPLVLKEEFHVKRDFLLKTLHKHSFIDTLYNGRISENIGEFLEYDILQKLYCNKNPTSGIYLCAIAVALGYREIYLTGIDFYEGKTYAFNHSKTNISKFIPEVLENLTLPQEPQQESYHSKAADLEALEFLAKTYNVAFYSLSPASPLSRYIPLAPITNNTAKPEKKPSNYTNDIILPPEHAYRTFRMLNEHIDYSKRGRVKNNFYLKLLYDLARLPRDLKYCFKKPKIC from the coding sequence ATGCGAAAAGATAACACACAGCAAATACAAAAAGCCGTTGTAGCAGGTAATGCACCAAGCTTAACTGCTATTGATTATGCGCGCCTGCCTCTTTCTTATGAAGTATTTCGCGCAAATCAATTCTATTTAGAAGATGCATATTACTTAGGGAGGAATATCAGGGCAGCAACCTTTGCAAGTCAAACGCTTTTTGAGCACATCTATACTATGCAAGTTTTTAATAATACACAGGAATACAAAATAGATTCTATAATTATCAATGACAGCCCACTTGTCTTAAAAGAAGAATTCCACGTAAAACGTGATTTTTTACTAAAAACTCTCCATAAGCACAGCTTTATTGACACCCTCTACAACGGCAGAATCTCAGAGAATATTGGCGAATTTTTAGAATATGATATTTTGCAAAAACTCTACTGCAACAAAAACCCAACAAGCGGAATCTACCTTTGTGCCATAGCTGTCGCGCTAGGATACAGAGAAATTTACTTAACAGGCATTGATTTTTATGAGGGCAAAACTTATGCCTTTAATCATTCTAAAACAAATATTTCAAAATTTATACCGGAAGTTTTGGAAAATCTTACACTTCCACAAGAGCCACAGCAAGAGAGCTATCATAGCAAAGCAGCAGACCTAGAGGCATTAGAATTTTTGGCAAAAACCTACAATGTGGCATTTTACTCACTCTCTCCTGCTAGCCCACTCTCGCGCTATATCCCTCTAGCACCCATTACAAACAACACAGCAAAACCAGAAAAAAAGCCTTCAAATTACACAAATGATATTATTTTGCCACCAGAGCACGCTTACCGCACTTTTAGAATGCTGAATGAACATATAGATTATTCAAAACGTGGCAGAGTAAAAAATAACTTTTATCTTAAGCTCCTCTATGATTTAGCGCGTTTGCCTCGCGACCTCAAGTATTGTTTTAAGAAGCCAAAAATATGCTAA